Proteins encoded within one genomic window of Vicinamibacterales bacterium:
- a CDS encoding glutaminyl-peptide cyclotransferase, with protein MKGALVLTMAAIGFFSAQRSGGGPLPTYGYTVVRSYPHDHNAFTQGLIVRDGVFYEGTGLNGRSGIRRVKIETGEVLQTKPLAPEYFGEGITDWKGQIVQLTWQSEVGFVYDLQTFDQTKRWSYAGEGWGLTHDDTRLIMSDGTAQLRFLDPATLKESGRITVRDANGPVEHLNELEFVKGEIYANIWQTDRIARISPKDGRVTGWIDLSGLLSPAEHSGVDVLNGIAYDAAGDRLFVTGKLWPRVFEIRTVKR; from the coding sequence ATGAAAGGAGCACTCGTCCTCACAATGGCGGCCATCGGCTTCTTCTCGGCCCAGCGATCCGGCGGCGGTCCCCTACCGACCTACGGCTATACCGTCGTCCGTTCGTATCCGCACGATCACAACGCCTTTACCCAGGGCCTGATTGTGCGCGACGGAGTGTTCTACGAGGGGACCGGGCTGAACGGCCGCTCCGGGATCCGCAGGGTGAAGATCGAGACCGGCGAAGTGCTGCAGACCAAGCCGCTCGCGCCGGAGTATTTCGGCGAGGGGATCACCGACTGGAAAGGACAGATCGTTCAGCTCACCTGGCAATCGGAGGTCGGCTTCGTCTACGACCTGCAGACGTTCGACCAGACGAAACGCTGGAGCTATGCCGGGGAGGGATGGGGCCTGACGCACGACGACACGCGTTTGATCATGAGCGACGGCACCGCCCAGCTGCGGTTCCTCGATCCCGCCACGCTGAAGGAAAGCGGCCGCATCACGGTGCGCGACGCCAACGGGCCGGTCGAGCATCTGAACGAGCTCGAGTTCGTGAAAGGGGAGATCTACGCCAACATCTGGCAGACCGATCGGATCGCGCGGATCTCGCCGAAGGACGGTCGCGTGACCGGCTGGATCGACTTGTCCGGCCTGCTGTCGCCGGCCGAGCACAGCGGCGTCGACGTCCTGAACGGAATCGCCTACGACGCGGCCGGCGATCGTCTTTTCGTGACCGGCAAGCTCTGGCCACGGGTGTTTGAGATCAGGACGGTGAAACGTTAG
- a CDS encoding alpha/beta hydrolase-fold protein: MKSRLVFATLLAAAGAAGSRHLSAQSAAGPRITVAFAAGAHAEPITGMVYVAISADNRTPPIQQTDPDGVPLFSKYVEQLKAGTPVAFDSGYRGHPLASLRDIPAGDYWIQPFVNVYTRFPRADGHTIWMHMDQWEGQNWKRSPGNLYGDPVKLHLDPSSSTPIALVADKTIAPITPPADTAMVKRIKIQSQILTKWWGQPIFLGATVLLPKDYDRHPDVHYPVNYIQGHFSLGAPNGYGRGGDFDRAWMADDSPRFIDVTLQHPSPYYDDSYGVNSENNGPYGDAIIQELIPAVETQFRVIRQPWARMLSGGSTGGWIAAAHQIFYPDFYGGSFASCPDSVDFNYHQIVNVYKDDNAYYLDRGWLKIDRPSERRPDGTVVMTMKGENDYELTVGDRSRSGGQWDIWEATYSPVGADGYPMRIWNKETGVIDHRVAEKWKTYDLLDVLKTNWASLGPKIGHKLNVYVGDMDSYYLNDAVENLNAFWQKNGNPGEMGEIVFQRRAPHCWGPRGAELLGKMAAQIDKYAPAGADKTSWRYR; this comes from the coding sequence ATGAAGAGCCGACTCGTCTTTGCCACGCTTCTCGCCGCCGCGGGAGCGGCCGGCTCGCGCCATCTCTCGGCCCAGTCCGCCGCCGGACCGCGGATCACGGTCGCGTTCGCCGCCGGTGCGCATGCCGAGCCGATCACCGGGATGGTCTATGTCGCGATCAGCGCCGACAATCGCACGCCACCGATTCAGCAGACCGATCCGGACGGTGTGCCGCTCTTCTCGAAGTACGTGGAGCAGCTGAAGGCCGGCACACCGGTGGCGTTCGACAGCGGCTACCGCGGCCATCCGCTGGCGAGCCTTCGCGACATCCCCGCCGGCGACTACTGGATCCAGCCGTTCGTGAACGTCTACACGCGGTTCCCGCGGGCCGACGGTCACACGATCTGGATGCACATGGACCAGTGGGAAGGACAGAACTGGAAGCGCTCGCCGGGCAACCTGTACGGCGATCCGGTCAAACTCCACCTCGATCCGTCATCGTCGACGCCGATCGCGCTGGTCGCCGACAAGACGATCGCCCCGATCACGCCGCCGGCCGACACCGCCATGGTGAAGCGGATCAAGATCCAGAGTCAGATCCTGACCAAGTGGTGGGGACAGCCGATCTTCCTGGGGGCGACCGTGCTGCTGCCCAAGGACTACGACCGGCATCCCGACGTCCACTATCCGGTGAACTACATTCAAGGGCATTTCTCGCTCGGCGCGCCCAACGGCTACGGACGCGGCGGCGACTTCGACCGCGCGTGGATGGCCGACGACAGTCCGCGGTTCATCGACGTGACGCTGCAGCACCCGTCGCCGTACTACGACGATTCCTATGGGGTCAATTCGGAGAACAACGGCCCATACGGCGACGCGATCATCCAGGAGCTGATACCGGCCGTGGAAACGCAGTTCCGCGTGATCCGGCAGCCGTGGGCGCGGATGCTCTCGGGGGGCTCGACCGGCGGCTGGATCGCGGCCGCGCACCAGATCTTCTACCCGGATTTCTACGGCGGCTCGTTCGCCAGTTGTCCCGACTCGGTCGATTTCAACTACCACCAGATCGTCAACGTCTACAAGGACGACAACGCCTACTATCTCGATCGCGGCTGGCTGAAGATCGATCGGCCGTCGGAGCGCCGGCCGGACGGCACCGTCGTGATGACGATGAAGGGGGAGAACGACTACGAGCTGACCGTCGGCGACCGATCGCGCAGCGGCGGACAGTGGGACATCTGGGAGGCCACCTACTCACCGGTCGGGGCGGATGGCTACCCGATGCGCATCTGGAACAAGGAAACCGGCGTCATCGATCATCGCGTGGCCGAGAAGTGGAAGACGTACGATCTCCTCGACGTGCTGAAGACGAACTGGGCGTCGCTCGGGCCGAAAATCGGCCACAAGCTCAACGTCTACGTCGGCGACATGGATTCCTACTACCTGAACGACGCCGTCGAGAATCTCAACGCGTTCTGGCAGAAGAACGGAAACCCCGGCGAGATGGGTGAGATCGTCTTCCAGCGGCGGGCGCCGCACTGCTGGGGCCCGCGCGGCGCCGAACTCCTCGGAAAAATGGCCGCCCAGATCGACAAGTACGCGCCGGCGGGCGCCGACAAAACGAGCTGGCGCTATCGGTAG
- a CDS encoding SDR family oxidoreductase, with translation MDLGLTDKVAVVTGSSRGLGLASARALVAEGCRVVICARGAETLAEAALEVEAAARRPNMIAAVQADVTTAAGIELVVARAVDAFGGLDILVNNVGRAAGSDLLGTSDAEWQAAFDETLFPAIRASRLAVPHMKARGGGAIIMITSIWGRESGGRMTYNAVKAAETSLAKALAQQLAPANIRVNSVAPGSILFPGGSWHKRQQSDPAAIAEMLKRDLPFGRFGRPEEVGMVVAFLASTRASWISGASITVDGCQGKSNL, from the coding sequence ATGGACCTGGGACTTACCGACAAAGTGGCGGTGGTGACCGGCTCGAGCCGTGGCCTCGGGCTGGCCAGCGCGCGGGCACTCGTCGCCGAAGGCTGCCGCGTCGTGATCTGCGCGCGCGGCGCCGAGACGCTCGCCGAGGCGGCGCTCGAGGTCGAGGCGGCGGCGCGCCGGCCGAACATGATCGCGGCCGTGCAGGCTGACGTCACCACGGCCGCCGGGATCGAGCTGGTCGTCGCCCGCGCCGTCGACGCGTTCGGCGGTCTCGATATCCTCGTCAACAACGTCGGCAGGGCCGCCGGGTCGGATCTGCTCGGCACGAGCGACGCCGAGTGGCAGGCGGCGTTCGACGAGACGCTGTTCCCGGCGATTCGCGCCTCGCGCCTCGCCGTGCCCCACATGAAGGCACGCGGCGGCGGCGCGATCATCATGATCACTTCGATCTGGGGACGCGAGTCGGGAGGCCGCATGACCTACAACGCGGTCAAGGCCGCCGAAACGTCGCTCGCCAAAGCGCTCGCGCAGCAGCTCGCCCCCGCCAATATCCGCGTCAACAGCGTTGCCCCCGGATCGATCCTCTTTCCCGGCGGCTCCTGGCACAAGCGCCAGCAGTCAGATCCCGCCGCGATCGCCGAAATGCTTAAGCGCGATCTGCCGTTCGGCCGCTTCGGCCGTCCCGAGGAAGTCGGCATGGTCGTCGCCTTCCTGGCCTCGACACGCGCCTCGTGGATCTCGGGAGCCTCGATCACGGTTGACGGCTGCCAGGGGAAAAGCAATCTGTAG
- a CDS encoding DUF547 domain-containing protein yields the protein MRILLACAIAALLPAQQFTPAAGADPLHRPFDQILDVDVRDGLVYYRALKADRGRLDRYVASLNVPDATYRGWPPKQQTAFWLDAYNAFVLETVINHYPLHGTIADIPGAFDKATWRAAGRTVTLDQIEKTILPEFKEPRVYFALGRGAIGGGRLRSEAYTAERLDGQLADIQTEFVQNAHMYRLDRVAGTIAVSPIISWHDAAFIAGYDKGDAAFAARSPVERAVVAFLMPSLLPSEKEFVRTNAWKMTFLPMDWRLNDLTGGGHGVGE from the coding sequence ATGCGGATCCTGCTTGCCTGCGCGATCGCAGCGTTGCTTCCGGCTCAGCAGTTCACGCCCGCCGCCGGCGCCGATCCGTTGCACCGGCCGTTCGACCAGATCCTCGATGTCGACGTCCGCGACGGGCTCGTCTACTACCGCGCGCTGAAGGCCGATCGCGGCCGGCTCGATCGCTACGTGGCGTCGCTCAACGTTCCCGACGCGACCTATCGAGGATGGCCGCCGAAACAGCAGACGGCGTTCTGGCTCGACGCCTACAACGCGTTCGTGCTGGAAACGGTGATCAACCACTATCCGCTGCACGGCACGATCGCAGACATTCCAGGGGCGTTCGACAAGGCGACCTGGCGCGCCGCCGGCCGCACGGTTACCTTGGATCAGATCGAGAAGACGATCCTGCCGGAGTTCAAGGAGCCGCGCGTCTACTTCGCGCTCGGGCGCGGCGCGATCGGCGGCGGCCGGCTGCGTAGCGAGGCCTACACCGCCGAACGGCTTGACGGGCAGCTCGCCGACATCCAGACGGAGTTCGTGCAGAACGCGCACATGTACCGCCTCGACCGAGTGGCCGGCACGATTGCGGTGTCGCCGATCATCAGCTGGCACGACGCCGCCTTCATCGCCGGCTACGACAAGGGCGACGCCGCGTTCGCCGCGCGCTCGCCGGTCGAGCGCGCCGTGGTCGCGTTCCTGATGCCGTCGCTGCTCCCCTCCGAGAAGGAGTTCGTCCGCACCAACGCCTGGAAGATGACCTTCCTGCCGATGGACTGGCGCCTCAACGATCTGACCGGCGGCGGCCACGGCGTGGGCGAGTAA
- a CDS encoding alpha/beta fold hydrolase has translation MLFQAVALSLVLQAGGGRAQFQAPPMTESDFVIKDFTFNSGETLPELRIHYRTFGTPKKNAQGVVTNAVLIMHGTGGTGAQFVGRGFAGELFMPGQPLDATKFYVILPDDIGHGKSSKPSDGRRAKFPKFGYQDMLTAEHALLTRGLGVNHLRLVMGTSMGGMHTWLWGERWPDFMDALMPLASVPGQISGRNRVWRRVVIDAIRNDPAWQGGDYTTQPPSARTAAEMLWLVSSNPAIRSRSAPTLAQADREIDAYVANWVRNNDANDQLYALEASFDYDPGPNLEKITAPLFAVNSADDLVNPPEIGVLEKEITRVPKGRAIMIAFSDKTAGHGTHTLAAVWKDYLVELLKVSEKP, from the coding sequence ATGCTGTTTCAGGCCGTGGCGCTGTCTCTGGTGTTGCAGGCGGGTGGCGGACGCGCGCAGTTCCAGGCGCCGCCGATGACCGAGTCGGACTTCGTCATCAAGGATTTCACGTTCAACTCGGGTGAGACCCTTCCGGAGCTGCGGATTCACTACCGTACGTTCGGCACCCCGAAGAAGAACGCCCAGGGCGTTGTCACCAACGCGGTGCTGATCATGCACGGCACGGGCGGGACCGGCGCGCAGTTCGTCGGGCGCGGGTTCGCCGGCGAGCTGTTCATGCCCGGCCAGCCGCTCGACGCGACGAAGTTCTACGTCATCCTTCCCGACGACATCGGCCATGGCAAGTCGAGCAAGCCGAGCGACGGGCGGCGCGCGAAATTCCCGAAATTCGGCTACCAGGACATGCTGACCGCGGAGCACGCGCTGCTCACCCGAGGCCTCGGCGTGAATCACCTGCGACTCGTGATGGGCACGTCGATGGGCGGCATGCACACGTGGCTCTGGGGCGAGCGCTGGCCCGACTTCATGGACGCGCTGATGCCGCTCGCCAGCGTGCCGGGCCAGATCTCCGGCCGCAATCGGGTCTGGCGGCGCGTCGTCATCGACGCGATCAGGAACGATCCGGCGTGGCAGGGAGGCGACTACACGACGCAGCCGCCAAGCGCCCGCACCGCGGCCGAGATGCTGTGGCTGGTGAGCAGCAATCCGGCGATCCGTTCCCGGAGCGCGCCGACGCTCGCCCAGGCCGATCGAGAAATCGACGCCTACGTCGCCAACTGGGTCAGGAACAACGACGCCAACGACCAGCTCTATGCGCTCGAGGCCTCGTTCGACTACGACCCGGGCCCGAATCTCGAAAAGATCACGGCGCCGCTGTTCGCGGTGAACTCCGCCGACGATTTGGTCAACCCGCCGGAGATCGGCGTGCTCGAGAAAGAGATCACGCGAGTGCCCAAGGGGCGCGCCATCATGATTGCGTTCAGCGACAAGACGGCCGGCCACGGCACGCATACGCTGGCGGCGGTGTGGAAGGACTATCTCGTCGAGCTGCTGAAGGTGTCGGAAAAGCCGTAA
- a CDS encoding amidohydrolase family protein has product MRIQTRLLGPAVALASTPRTAALAVALAAAIVILPAAQTGQFSTTVRGFITVDAPGVALTHVRVIDGTGAPARDDQTIVIRGGNIAEIGDTARVKAPDGATTIDLTGKSVIPGLVMVHEHTYYPTGPGVYGQLGLSFARLYLAGGVTSMRTAGNTNGVMDIELKRQIDAGTQAGPSIDATAPYLNGPQGMLQMHPLKDAEDARKQVAYWADMGSTSFKAYMQITRDELKASIEEAHKRSMKITGHLCSVTYSEAADLGIDNLEHGFMAATDFVADKQPDVCPGQAVGQRTIAALDENGAPFKALVQKLVDKHVALTSTLTVFETFTPGRPLPPGLDVLLPELKQQFEANYARTAQNPQSLYATLFPKGMALERAFVRAGGMLIAGTDPTGGGGVVPGYSNERQLELLVEAGFMPLEAIRIGTLNGATYLGREARIGSIAVGKQADLVVIGGNPSTTIGDVRKVETVFKQGVGFDPAKLRASVTGKVGLW; this is encoded by the coding sequence ATGCGGATTCAGACTCGACTGCTGGGGCCGGCCGTGGCCCTGGCCTCGACGCCGCGCACCGCCGCGCTGGCGGTCGCGCTGGCAGCGGCGATCGTCATCCTGCCGGCCGCACAGACCGGACAGTTTTCCACGACCGTCCGCGGCTTCATCACGGTCGACGCTCCCGGCGTCGCGCTGACGCACGTCCGCGTCATCGACGGCACCGGCGCGCCGGCCAGGGACGATCAGACGATCGTCATCCGCGGCGGCAACATCGCCGAGATCGGCGACACGGCTCGCGTCAAGGCGCCCGACGGCGCGACGACGATCGATCTCACCGGCAAGTCGGTGATACCGGGGCTCGTCATGGTGCACGAGCACACCTACTATCCAACCGGTCCTGGTGTCTACGGCCAGCTCGGGCTGAGCTTCGCGCGCCTGTATCTGGCCGGCGGCGTGACGTCGATGCGGACGGCGGGCAACACGAATGGCGTGATGGACATCGAGCTGAAGCGGCAGATCGACGCCGGCACCCAGGCAGGTCCGTCGATCGACGCGACTGCACCGTACCTCAACGGACCGCAGGGGATGCTGCAGATGCACCCGCTGAAGGATGCCGAAGACGCGCGAAAGCAGGTGGCCTACTGGGCCGACATGGGATCGACGTCGTTCAAGGCCTACATGCAGATCACACGCGACGAGCTGAAGGCGTCGATCGAAGAAGCGCACAAGCGGAGCATGAAGATCACCGGGCATCTCTGCTCGGTGACGTACTCGGAAGCCGCGGATCTCGGCATCGACAATCTGGAGCACGGCTTCATGGCCGCGACCGACTTCGTGGCCGACAAGCAACCCGATGTCTGTCCCGGACAGGCGGTTGGTCAGCGGACGATCGCGGCGCTGGACGAGAACGGCGCCCCGTTCAAGGCGCTGGTGCAGAAGCTCGTCGACAAGCATGTGGCGCTCACTTCGACGCTGACGGTCTTCGAGACGTTCACCCCGGGCCGGCCGCTGCCGCCGGGTCTCGACGTCCTGCTGCCGGAACTGAAGCAGCAGTTCGAGGCGAACTACGCGCGGACCGCGCAGAATCCGCAGTCGCTCTACGCGACGCTCTTCCCAAAGGGGATGGCGCTCGAGCGCGCCTTCGTCCGCGCTGGCGGCATGCTCATCGCCGGCACCGATCCGACCGGCGGTGGCGGCGTCGTTCCCGGCTACTCGAACGAGCGCCAGCTCGAGCTGCTCGTCGAGGCCGGCTTCATGCCGCTCGAAGCGATCCGGATCGGCACGCTCAACGGCGCGACGTATCTCGGCCGCGAGGCGCGCATCGGCTCGATTGCGGTCGGCAAGCAGGCGGACCTCGTCGTCATCGGGGGCAATCCGTCGACGACGATCGGCGACGTGCGGAAGGTCGAGACGGTGTTCAAGCAGGGCGTCGGCTTCGATCCGGCGAAGCTGCGCGCCTCGGTGACGGGGAAAGTTGGACTGTGGTAG
- a CDS encoding alpha/beta fold hydrolase produces MVRERELETPGGRIAWIEAGAGWPVVLLHAFPLHSSMWLPQLARVPDGWRFIAPDFPGFGRSAGFLDGGRRGLDAYAAAVGGLMDALEIDAAVIAGLSMGGYVAFALHRALSARFSGLVLADTRAQADTPAGRDGRVRMRELLARSGPAAVADEMLPRLLSSGADAALVAQVRDTIAGADPAGIDAAILAMMDRPDSTADLPHISCGTLVLVGKEDAITSVADADAMQRAIPRATLTVVPHAGHLSNLEQPDTFSRALADFLIARA; encoded by the coding sequence ATGGTTCGCGAGAGAGAGCTCGAGACACCAGGCGGCCGGATCGCCTGGATCGAAGCGGGTGCGGGTTGGCCGGTCGTCCTGCTGCATGCGTTTCCGCTGCACTCGAGCATGTGGCTGCCGCAGCTTGCCCGCGTCCCGGACGGATGGCGATTCATCGCGCCCGACTTTCCGGGCTTCGGCCGCAGCGCCGGTTTCCTGGATGGCGGACGCCGCGGGCTCGATGCTTACGCCGCGGCCGTCGGCGGGCTGATGGACGCGCTCGAGATCGATGCCGCGGTGATCGCCGGGTTGTCGATGGGGGGCTACGTGGCGTTCGCACTGCATCGGGCGCTGTCGGCGCGGTTCTCGGGGCTGGTGCTCGCGGACACGCGCGCCCAGGCCGATACCCCGGCGGGACGCGACGGACGCGTGCGCATGCGCGAGCTGCTGGCACGCAGCGGGCCGGCCGCGGTGGCCGATGAGATGCTGCCGCGACTGCTCTCGAGCGGCGCGGACGCCGCGCTCGTGGCGCAGGTGCGGGACACGATCGCAGGCGCCGATCCCGCCGGCATCGACGCCGCAATTCTCGCGATGATGGATCGCCCCGACTCGACCGCCGACCTGCCGCATATCTCCTGCGGGACGCTCGTGCTGGTCGGGAAGGAGGACGCGATCACTTCCGTGGCCGACGCCGACGCGATGCAGCGCGCGATCCCGCGCGCGACGCTGACCGTCGTGCCGCACGCCGGCCATCTCTCGAACCTCGAGCAGCCCGACACGTTCTCGCGCGCCCTCGCCGACTTCCTGATCGCCCGCGCGTAG
- a CDS encoding amino acid carrier protein — translation MIQPVADALFMPWVVGVLLLAGVWLTVATRFVQVRRFGEAWRVAFTRRDAGATGALTPFQAFMTALGASIGTGNIAGVATAIVSGGPGALFWIWVYGFLAMAIKFAEATLGLKFRETRGGSVLSGPMYYLRDGLRSPSLATTFALVAAVAALTTTPFTQPNSIALVVNSVFGIPKWAIGIAVAVLTWLVIIGGIQSIGRAAARLSPLKVGLYLVGGLIVIGANLSRIPATLALVWHEALTPRSALGFGLFVAMRYGIARGIYANEAGYGTAAVAYGTAKSTQPTMQGLNAVVEVFTVSFVTSTISAMTILLTGVWHGSGLTSSAAVAAGFNAVMPTVGGWIVAFCVFLFGYTTLIGWAYYGEQFFEYLLGRKVTLPYRWIYCLLIPFGAVTKVEVVWAWGDLMNALQVFPNLIGLIGLSGIVAAFAREKLAPASTK, via the coding sequence ATGATTCAGCCCGTCGCCGACGCCCTCTTCATGCCGTGGGTGGTCGGCGTCCTCTTGCTGGCGGGTGTGTGGCTGACCGTCGCGACCAGGTTCGTGCAGGTGCGGCGGTTTGGCGAGGCCTGGCGCGTGGCCTTCACTCGGCGCGACGCCGGTGCCACAGGGGCGCTGACGCCGTTTCAGGCGTTCATGACCGCGCTTGGTGCGTCGATCGGGACCGGCAACATCGCCGGCGTCGCCACCGCCATCGTCTCGGGCGGCCCCGGGGCGCTGTTCTGGATCTGGGTCTACGGCTTTCTCGCGATGGCGATCAAGTTCGCCGAGGCGACGCTCGGGCTGAAGTTCCGCGAGACGCGCGGCGGCAGCGTCCTGTCCGGGCCGATGTACTACCTGCGCGACGGCCTCCGGTCGCCGTCCCTCGCCACGACGTTCGCGCTCGTCGCCGCCGTCGCGGCGCTGACGACGACCCCGTTCACCCAGCCGAATTCGATCGCGCTCGTCGTCAACAGTGTGTTCGGCATCCCGAAATGGGCGATCGGCATCGCGGTCGCCGTGCTCACGTGGCTCGTGATTATCGGAGGCATCCAGTCGATCGGCCGCGCCGCCGCGCGGCTGTCGCCGCTGAAGGTCGGCCTCTATCTCGTGGGCGGACTGATCGTGATCGGCGCCAACCTCTCGCGCATCCCCGCCACCCTGGCGCTGGTGTGGCATGAAGCGCTGACGCCACGGTCGGCGCTCGGGTTCGGCCTGTTCGTCGCGATGCGCTACGGGATCGCGCGTGGCATCTATGCGAACGAGGCCGGCTACGGGACCGCCGCCGTGGCCTACGGCACCGCGAAGAGCACGCAGCCGACGATGCAGGGGCTGAACGCCGTCGTCGAGGTCTTCACGGTGTCGTTCGTGACCTCGACGATCAGCGCGATGACGATCCTCCTGACCGGCGTTTGGCACGGCAGCGGACTGACCAGCAGCGCCGCTGTCGCGGCCGGCTTCAACGCCGTGATGCCGACCGTCGGCGGCTGGATCGTCGCGTTCTGTGTGTTCCTGTTCGGCTACACGACGCTCATCGGCTGGGCCTACTACGGCGAGCAGTTCTTCGAATACCTGCTGGGCCGCAAGGTGACGCTGCCATATCGCTGGATCTACTGCCTGCTGATTCCGTTCGGCGCGGTGACGAAGGTCGAAGTCGTCTGGGCGTGGGGCGACCTGATGAACGCGCTGCAGGTGTTCCCGAATCTCATCGGCCTGATCGGCTTGAGCGGCATCGTCGCCGCGTTCGCACGCGAGAAACTGGCGCCGGCGTCGACGAAATAG